The Bdellovibrio sp. NC01 genome includes the window GCTAAAAACATGAGCGAATTCGAAGAGGCCTTAAAACCCGGTCGCGCGCCCGGTTTAAACGTGATGTATGCCGACGAACGCAACATCGCATGGTGGACATTCGGCGATTTTGCAGTCAAAGCAAATCCCAATTCCGATATGATTCTTGATGGTGTTTCCGGTAAAGACGAATACGTCCGTCTGCTTTCATGGGCTGAAAAACCCCATGATGTAAATCCGCGCGATGGCATCATCGTCACAGCGAATTCTCGTCCAAAAGAAGCTCCTGCCTATATGCGTGGCGACTGGCAGGCCGATGATCGCTATCAAACGATTTTACAGACTCTACAGACTAAAAAAACTTGGAGCGCTGAAGAATTTAAGAACATTCAAACGCTCAACTATGATGCTTTCACACCTGGTATCATGAAGATTCTTTTGACGAAGTTGCAGTTGTCCCCTGCGGAACTCGCACAGAACAACGCGTTCTTAAATCAACTTCGCAAGTGGAACTTCCATTCAGAACTCAACTCTACAGAAGCCGCGTTCTTTCATGAATGGAACAGTCAGAATTTGAATTTACTGCTAGCTAATCTGAACGAAGAAGAGCGTTCTGGTTATTTGAATACGACACATGCGTGGGTCTTCTATAAACGTGTCTTAAATAACGAACAATCTGAATGGTGGAAAAAACAATCACAAAGCCAGCTGATCACGGAAGGCTTTAGAAAAACTTTGGCGAAACTTGCGAAGAAACCTACGTGGGGCGACATTCATACGATCGAATATCGTCATCCATTGGGTCGCAGCTTCCCACTGAGTTTATTATTTAACTTAGGTCCTTACCCAATTCCAGGCGCCTATAACGAAATCAACAACAATAAACAACGTGGTTTCACAGGGGAATTTCAAGTCGTGGCTGGTGCATCTACTCGTCGAATTATTGACTTCGCCCAGCCACAAAAAAGCTGGGGTATTTTACCGATTGGCAACTCGGAACATATCTTGTCGCCATTCTATAAAGACCAAGTGCAAATGTTTATTAAAGGCGAATACAGACCGCAAATAATGGATGAGTTTGAAATCACTGCTGGCAAACACTACCAACTGATGTTGCAGCAGTAAAAGGACGGAAGTAGCTTATTTAGCTACTTCCCAGAATGAACCTTCTGTCGTATCGCTGACCGCAATACCCATATCGTTTAATTTTGTACGAAGCTCATCAGACTTAGCGAAATCTTTATTCGCACGAGCCTGACCACGTTCCGCAACTAACGTATCCACAACAGAACGTTGTAAATTCATTTTCGCAAGCAACAAATCATCCAACTTCACAAGGAAATCATGAGCAGGTTCTTGGAACATGCTCATCATGCTACCAAAGCGGCGTACAAAGTTTGTAAACGCCACAGCCTTACCTTGAATCGCAGGATTTGTTTTCATACCACGACGAACTTGATTATTGAACTGACGAACGACTTCAAACAACGTCGCGAAAGCTTCAGGCGTACCAAAGTCATCATTCAATGCATTTTCAATTTTCACCCAAGCATCGTCCGTAATTTTTTGGAAGGCTTGATCAGCCATCTTCACTTCGCCTGTCAGATAACTTTCAGCCAAAGCCATCGCCGAATAAACACGACCCAAACCAGAAACCGCGCGATCAATCGCCGCTTCAGAGAAATCGCTCATCGTGCGATAGTGAACTGATAAAATCATCCACTTGTAAAGTTCGGCACTGTTTGTTTCAAGGAACTCGCGCATCGTAACGATGTTACCTAAGGACTTCGACATCTTCTGGCCACCGAAGTTCAACATATTGTTGTGCATCCAGTATTTTACAAAATGCTTTCCAGTGCAGCCTTCACTTTGTGCGATCTCATTTTCATGATGCGGGAAAATCAAATCCATCCCGCCACCGTGAATATCAATCTGCTCACCAAAGATTTTTTGAATCATCGCCGAGCACTCGATATGCCAACCAGGACGACCCGGTCCCCACGGAGACGGCCAAGAAATTTCCCCTGGCTTCGCAGCTTTCCACAATGCGAAATCCAATGGATTGCGTTTTTTATCGTCCACTTCAACACGGGCACCCGCTTGCAATTCGTCAGTGTGACGACCTGAAAGTTTGCCGTAGTCCTTAAACGATTCGATCGAATACATCACGTCACCTTTGGCTTCATAGGCTTTGCCTTTTGAAATCAAAGTTTCAACGATGCTTGTGATCTCGTTCATAGATTCAGTCACTTTCGGATTGAAATCATGAGGTCGCAATCCCAAAGAGTTAAAATCTTTTTTGTATTCAGCGATGTATTTTTCTGCAAGAGCCCCCGGCTCCATATTCAACTCATGGGCACGCGCGATGATTTTATCATCGACGTCCGTAAAGTTCAGAGCGTACTGAACTTCATAACCCAAATATTCAAGCCAGTTACGAACCAGATTAAAAAAGACGACGCCACGGAAGTTTCCAACGTGTAGGAAGTTGTAAACCGTTGGACCGCAGACGTACATTTTTACTTTCTTTGGTTCCAGCGATACAAATTCTTCAAGTTTTTTTGACTCAGAGTTGTGAATCTTCAGCGACATCCCTATCTCCGCGGCTCTCTAGATTTTTGCCAACGCTTGCTCTGCACGAGCTAGCAAAGACGATTTTTTAATCAATGGAACAAGAATCTTCAATTCAGCACCATGAGGTTTACCGATCACCGCCACACGAATTGGCATGAACAAGTTTTTACCTTTAGCACCTGTTTTGTTTTTCACTTCATCTTGAAGTTTCAAGAATTCGTCTTCAGTCATGAACTCGTTCGGCAATGCTGCTACAAGATCGCGCCACGCAGTTAGAACTGCTTTCGTTGGCTCCCACTTCATCGTCTCGTCAGCTTCTGGCAAGATCACATAAGATTTATCATTGAGTGGTTTGTACAACTCGATCGCATCCGCCAAAACTTCCATATACGGCTTAAATAATGAAATCGATTTATCCTGCCATACTGGATCTTGGGGAAGTTCCATTTTTTCACGCGCCAAAAATGGTTGAATCGCTTTCCACAAATCCGCATTTGGAAGAGCACGCAAGTGTTGCGCATTCATCCATTTGAATTTCACGCGGTCAAAGATCGCGCCTGAGTGATTCAAACGCGAAATATCGAAAGCTTGAATCATATCATCTACGGACATGATCTCTTTACCTTCTGGATGTGACCAACCAAGAAGTGCGATGAAATTCAAAACTGCTGACGGCAAGTAGCCTTCTTCTTTTAAAAGACCGCAAGCAACCGCACCTTTACGTTTCGAAAGCTTTTGACGGTCTTCATCCAAGATCAACGCCATATGACCGAACTCTGGCAATTGCCAGCCGAACGCTTCATAGATCATCATTTGGCGAAGAGTATTTGGCAGATGTTCTTCCGCACGGAACACATGAGTCATCTTCATCAAATGATCGTCGATCACGCAGCAGAAGTTATAAACTGGCATACCGCCAGATCTTAAAATCACAAAGTCGCCGACCATGTCCGAAGGAAAGCGCACTTCACCACGAACTTGGTCATTTAAAATATAATCTTTTTTCAGCTCGCGCGTTTTAAAACGCACAACCGCTTTCCCACCTTCAGCGATTTTCGCTTTCGCTTGATCCAGAGTCCAATCTTGATAAGGAGAGTTCACATGCGGAGAACGTCCCGCCTTCAATGCTTCTTCACGTTGCTTTTCGATTTCTTCATCCGTCAAAAAGCAGTAGTAAGCTTTGCCTGCGTTCAATAATTCATCAGCATATTTTTTGTAGATATCTTGACGTTCACTTTGACGGTAAGGACCTAGCGGACCCACGTCTTTCAACGTCACAGGGTCAACACCTTCCGCCCACAAAAGATTCAACCACACCATATCGTCAACCACGCCACGCAAAGATTCTTGCGTTGAACGTGCTTCATCCGTGTCTTCAATACGCAGAATGAATTCACCGCCATTTTTTTTCGCGTAAAGATAATTATAAAGCGCAGTTCTTGCGCCACCAACGTGCAGATAACCTGTTGGCGATGGGGCAAAACGAACACGAACATGAGGAGAAATTTGCGAAGCCATGGGACACTCCAAAATGAAAAAAGGCTTGGTGATTAACCAAGCCTTTACACTATTAGATTTTCTAATTGGAGACAAGTTGCTTCAGCTTTCGCGCCTGCCGGCGCTGC containing:
- the cysS gene encoding cysteine--tRNA ligase — its product is MSLKIHNSESKKLEEFVSLEPKKVKMYVCGPTVYNFLHVGNFRGVVFFNLVRNWLEYLGYEVQYALNFTDVDDKIIARAHELNMEPGALAEKYIAEYKKDFNSLGLRPHDFNPKVTESMNEITSIVETLISKGKAYEAKGDVMYSIESFKDYGKLSGRHTDELQAGARVEVDDKKRNPLDFALWKAAKPGEISWPSPWGPGRPGWHIECSAMIQKIFGEQIDIHGGGMDLIFPHHENEIAQSEGCTGKHFVKYWMHNNMLNFGGQKMSKSLGNIVTMREFLETNSAELYKWMILSVHYRTMSDFSEAAIDRAVSGLGRVYSAMALAESYLTGEVKMADQAFQKITDDAWVKIENALNDDFGTPEAFATLFEVVRQFNNQVRRGMKTNPAIQGKAVAFTNFVRRFGSMMSMFQEPAHDFLVKLDDLLLAKMNLQRSVVDTLVAERGQARANKDFAKSDELRTKLNDMGIAVSDTTEGSFWEVAK
- the gltX gene encoding glutamate--tRNA ligase, encoding MASQISPHVRVRFAPSPTGYLHVGGARTALYNYLYAKKNGGEFILRIEDTDEARSTQESLRGVVDDMVWLNLLWAEGVDPVTLKDVGPLGPYRQSERQDIYKKYADELLNAGKAYYCFLTDEEIEKQREEALKAGRSPHVNSPYQDWTLDQAKAKIAEGGKAVVRFKTRELKKDYILNDQVRGEVRFPSDMVGDFVILRSGGMPVYNFCCVIDDHLMKMTHVFRAEEHLPNTLRQMMIYEAFGWQLPEFGHMALILDEDRQKLSKRKGAVACGLLKEEGYLPSAVLNFIALLGWSHPEGKEIMSVDDMIQAFDISRLNHSGAIFDRVKFKWMNAQHLRALPNADLWKAIQPFLAREKMELPQDPVWQDKSISLFKPYMEVLADAIELYKPLNDKSYVILPEADETMKWEPTKAVLTAWRDLVAALPNEFMTEDEFLKLQDEVKNKTGAKGKNLFMPIRVAVIGKPHGAELKILVPLIKKSSLLARAEQALAKI